A region of Sphingomonas crusticola DNA encodes the following proteins:
- a CDS encoding DNA translocase FtsK codes for MATQIAGGGNWRGQMRRIGQRGGAMLSALAVLAFALLLAFALVSYSPTDPAMMTAAGGPVRNVLGPVGAWGADLLLTLFGLPTALLIPPLVVVALRLWRGVHPGQWKRALPITILAMLLCDVALALVHIGLSGSLPAGAGGAIGLGAASLIDGGLALLEPAWAIGIRIAAVLLLGIIGATMALWSLGLDAEERAALFRRRERVARDERVAVTRPLRQAPAKARAATMPEVEEAEPPRPTINTPVRQTQPSNRGQRERQAKLALGDTWVLPTLDLLSPPPPPVTGQLDKAALERNARLLETVLEDFHVRGHITEVRPGPVVTMYELEPAAGIKASRVVALADDIARNMSALSARVATIPGRTVIGIELPNQKRESVVLSELIATHQFENQGPGNLALILGKNIAGDPVIADLSPMPHLLVAGTTGSGKSVGLNAMILSLLYRLTPDQCRMIMIDPKMLELSVYDDIPHLLSPVVTEPAKAIRALKWTVEQMEDRYRMMATIQVRSLASFNEKVKAAKAKGQALGRRVQTGYDADTGQPIYEEEKLEFEPLPMIVVVVDELADLMMTAGKEVEFLIQRLAQKARAAGIHLIMATQRPSVDVITGVIKANLPTRISFQVASKIDSRTILNEQGAEQLLGKGDMLYVAGGKQIVRVHGPFVSDDEVRGVADHWKAQRPPEYISAVTEEPLEGGYEIEGAPSGPDDPETATYRKAVQLVVENRKASTSWLQRQLRVGYNSAARLIERMEKQGIISTPDHVGRREVLIEPSDLASYL; via the coding sequence ATGGCGACGCAGATCGCGGGCGGGGGTAATTGGCGGGGCCAGATGCGGCGGATCGGCCAGCGCGGAGGCGCCATGCTGAGCGCGCTGGCCGTGCTGGCCTTTGCGCTGCTGCTGGCCTTTGCGCTGGTGAGCTACTCGCCGACCGACCCGGCGATGATGACCGCCGCCGGCGGCCCGGTGCGCAACGTGCTCGGCCCGGTCGGTGCCTGGGGTGCGGATCTGTTGCTGACCCTGTTCGGCTTGCCCACTGCGTTGCTGATCCCGCCGCTGGTGGTGGTGGCGCTGCGGCTGTGGCGGGGCGTCCATCCGGGCCAGTGGAAGCGCGCCCTGCCGATCACGATTCTCGCTATGCTGCTGTGCGATGTCGCACTCGCCCTGGTGCATATCGGCCTATCCGGCTCGCTGCCGGCAGGCGCGGGCGGCGCTATCGGCCTGGGCGCCGCGAGCCTGATCGACGGCGGCCTCGCCTTGCTGGAGCCGGCCTGGGCGATCGGCATTCGTATCGCCGCCGTGTTGCTGCTCGGCATTATCGGCGCGACCATGGCTTTGTGGTCGCTTGGCCTGGACGCCGAAGAGCGCGCGGCCCTGTTTCGGCGGCGCGAACGTGTCGCGCGTGACGAACGCGTGGCGGTGACCCGCCCGCTGCGTCAGGCGCCGGCCAAGGCGCGCGCGGCGACCATGCCCGAAGTCGAGGAGGCCGAACCGCCGCGGCCGACCATCAACACGCCCGTCCGCCAGACCCAGCCGAGCAATCGCGGCCAGCGTGAGCGCCAGGCCAAGCTGGCGCTCGGCGATACGTGGGTGCTGCCGACGCTCGATCTGCTCTCGCCACCGCCGCCACCCGTTACCGGCCAGCTCGACAAGGCCGCGCTCGAGCGCAATGCGCGCCTGCTCGAGACGGTGCTCGAGGATTTCCACGTGCGCGGCCACATCACCGAGGTTCGTCCCGGCCCGGTCGTGACGATGTACGAGTTGGAGCCGGCGGCCGGCATCAAGGCTAGCCGCGTGGTCGCGCTGGCTGACGATATTGCCCGCAACATGTCGGCGCTGTCGGCGCGCGTCGCGACCATCCCCGGGCGCACGGTGATCGGCATCGAACTGCCCAACCAGAAGCGCGAGAGCGTCGTCCTGTCGGAGCTGATCGCAACCCATCAGTTCGAAAACCAAGGACCGGGCAACCTCGCGCTGATCCTGGGCAAGAATATCGCGGGCGATCCGGTGATCGCCGATCTTTCGCCGATGCCGCATCTGCTCGTCGCCGGCACGACCGGGTCGGGCAAGTCGGTCGGTCTCAACGCGATGATCCTGTCCTTGCTGTACCGGCTGACGCCCGACCAGTGCCGCATGATCATGATCGATCCCAAGATGCTGGAATTGAGCGTCTATGACGACATCCCGCATCTGCTGTCACCGGTCGTGACCGAGCCCGCCAAGGCGATCCGCGCGCTCAAATGGACGGTCGAGCAGATGGAGGATCGCTATCGCATGATGGCGACGATCCAGGTCCGCAGCCTCGCCTCGTTCAACGAGAAGGTGAAGGCGGCCAAGGCCAAGGGCCAGGCGCTCGGCCGGCGGGTGCAGACCGGTTATGACGCCGACACCGGCCAGCCAATCTACGAGGAAGAAAAGCTCGAATTCGAGCCGCTGCCGATGATCGTGGTGGTGGTGGACGAGCTGGCCGACCTGATGATGACGGCCGGCAAGGAAGTCGAATTCCTCATCCAGCGGCTGGCGCAGAAGGCGCGCGCCGCCGGGATCCATCTGATCATGGCGACGCAACGCCCGTCGGTCGACGTCATCACGGGCGTGATCAAGGCCAATCTGCCGACCCGGATCAGCTTCCAGGTCGCGTCCAAGATCGACTCGCGCACGATCCTCAATGAGCAAGGCGCCGAGCAATTGCTGGGCAAGGGCGACATGCTCTACGTCGCCGGCGGCAAGCAGATCGTGCGCGTGCACGGACCGTTCGTGTCCGACGACGAAGTGCGCGGCGTTGCCGATCACTGGAAGGCGCAGCGTCCGCCGGAATATATCTCCGCGGTGACCGAAGAGCCGCTGGAAGGCGGCTACGAGATCGAGGGCGCGCCGTCGGGGCCGGACGATCCGGAGACCGCGACCTATCGCAAGGCGGTTCAATTGGTGGTCGAGAACCGCAAGGCCTCGACCTCCTGGCTCCAGCGCCAGTTGCGCGTCGGCTATAACAGCGCGGCGCGGCTGATCGAGCGAATGGAGAAGCAGGGCATCATCTCGACCCCCGACCATGTCGGGCGGCGCGAGGTGCTGATCGAGCCGAGCGACCTGGCGAGCTATCTCTAA
- a CDS encoding pyrimidine 5'-nucleotidase gives MLPALAHIDAWIFDLDNTLYPASSDLFGLIDKRMTAYVARLTGLPHDEAYQLQKSYFREHGTTLSGLMAEHGVDPHEFLGDVHAIEMDVLREDRRLVDAIARLPGRKLIFTNGDTPYAQRVLARVGLSQTFEAIHDIHAMAYQPKPDPRAYRSMVDAFGIDPARALFADDLARNLAPAKALGITTLWIDNGSEQVGDDKGDGIDYRTADLGQWLHEILGDT, from the coding sequence ATGCTTCCGGCCCTTGCCCATATCGATGCCTGGATCTTCGATCTGGACAATACGCTCTATCCGGCATCGTCGGATCTGTTCGGGCTGATCGACAAAAGGATGACGGCCTATGTCGCGCGGCTGACCGGGTTGCCGCACGACGAGGCCTATCAGCTTCAGAAGAGCTATTTCCGCGAGCATGGCACCACGCTTTCCGGACTGATGGCGGAACATGGCGTCGATCCGCACGAATTCCTCGGCGACGTCCATGCGATCGAGATGGACGTGCTACGTGAGGATCGGCGGTTGGTGGATGCGATCGCGCGGCTGCCCGGACGCAAGCTGATCTTCACCAACGGCGATACGCCTTACGCGCAGCGCGTGCTGGCCCGGGTCGGGCTGTCGCAGACGTTCGAAGCGATCCACGATATCCATGCCATGGCCTATCAGCCCAAGCCCGATCCACGCGCCTATCGATCGATGGTCGATGCGTTCGGAATCGATCCGGCGCGCGCATTGTTCGCGGACGACCTGGCCCGCAATCTGGCGCCGGCCAAGGCGCTCGGGATCACGACCTTGTGGATCGATAACGGCTCGGAGCAGGTCGGAGACGACAAGGGCGACGGGATCGATTACCGGACCGCCGACCTCGGCCAATGGTTGCACGAAATATTGGGGGATACATGA
- the dapD gene encoding 2,3,4,5-tetrahydropyridine-2,6-dicarboxylate N-succinyltransferase: MTLEATIDAGWEARDTLTPATAGEIREAVEAALAGLDAGTLRVAEKVGHDWQVNQWLKKAVLLSFRLNDNARIVGGAAGGPAFDKVPTKFAHWDEEHFRAAGFRAVPGCVVRHGAFIGKGAVLMPSFVNIGAYVGEGTMVDTWATVGSCAQIGRNVHISGGVGIGGVLEPLQAGPVVIEDNCFIGARSEVAEGVHVGEGAVLSMGVYLGASTKIVDRATGEVFMGRVPPYAVVVPGTLPGKDGGPGLYCAVIVKRVDAQTRSKTGINELLRD, encoded by the coding sequence ATGACGCTTGAAGCCACGATCGACGCCGGCTGGGAAGCGCGCGACACGCTGACGCCCGCGACCGCCGGCGAGATCCGCGAGGCGGTCGAAGCCGCACTGGCCGGGCTGGACGCGGGCACGCTGCGCGTCGCCGAAAAGGTGGGCCACGACTGGCAGGTCAATCAATGGCTCAAAAAGGCGGTGCTGCTGTCCTTCCGGCTCAACGACAATGCGCGCATCGTCGGCGGCGCGGCCGGCGGGCCGGCATTCGACAAGGTACCGACCAAGTTCGCGCATTGGGACGAGGAGCATTTCCGCGCGGCCGGCTTCCGTGCGGTGCCGGGCTGCGTCGTCCGCCATGGTGCGTTCATCGGCAAGGGTGCGGTGCTGATGCCGAGCTTCGTCAATATCGGCGCCTATGTCGGCGAAGGGACGATGGTCGACACGTGGGCGACGGTCGGCAGCTGCGCGCAGATCGGGCGAAACGTGCATATCTCGGGCGGCGTCGGCATCGGCGGTGTGCTCGAGCCGCTCCAGGCGGGGCCGGTCGTGATCGAGGATAATTGCTTCATCGGCGCGCGCTCCGAAGTGGCCGAGGGTGTCCATGTCGGCGAGGGTGCGGTCCTGTCGATGGGCGTCTATCTCGGCGCCTCGACCAAGATTGTCGACCGCGCCACCGGCGAAGTCTTCATGGGCCGCGTGCCGCCTTATGCGGTGGTGGTGCCGGGCACTTTGCCGGGCAAGGACGGCGGCCCCGGTCTCTATTGCGCGGTGATCGTCAAGCGGGTCGACGCGCAGACCCGCTCCAAGACCGGCATCAACGAGCTGCTGCGCGACTGA
- a CDS encoding alpha/beta fold hydrolase, whose protein sequence is MAAFLGRVVKAAMLSAGLVAIAPAFAAPASTATACNPAILAVGGNRIWASKAGAGTITVVFEAGFGNDSTVWSGIEPRIRAAGVQTFVYDRAGMGRSVIDTRQRYSLDNDVHILRTILSRCGIAGPIIFVGHSYGGAIGLAAARHDRRLRAMVLLDAVVPGVWTPAEVDRNLKSMRPQYDEIRRQAPALAKVAIPFAEAMPRIAAAVNALPVSERLPITDIKAEKGQADPDSARVWYDAHVAFTTGHPARRFIFAKGSGHKVMADESGLVVGEIRKMIDRVATPPIVGSDLGGDRIDYELGPGFCMGFCLSLKLVVFSDGSVRVRQALGRGRDQLPQILNRDVRVTADRIAAFRDRLAAYRPEGKQALVEPPQCREYVTDQGDIRISWVDTNGVAQLAYNFGCDPELRKAMAQALYTAPALLGIGDLSRAAAR, encoded by the coding sequence ATGGCGGCCTTTCTCGGGAGAGTGGTGAAGGCGGCGATGCTATCCGCCGGGCTGGTGGCCATAGCGCCGGCATTTGCCGCACCGGCATCGACAGCGACGGCGTGCAATCCGGCGATACTCGCTGTCGGCGGCAACCGTATATGGGCGAGCAAGGCCGGGGCCGGCACGATCACGGTGGTGTTCGAGGCCGGCTTCGGGAATGATTCGACCGTCTGGTCCGGGATCGAACCCCGCATTCGCGCGGCCGGCGTTCAGACTTTCGTCTATGACCGGGCGGGCATGGGCCGCAGCGTGATCGACACGCGCCAGCGCTACAGCCTCGACAATGATGTCCATATCCTGCGGACGATCCTCTCGCGCTGCGGCATTGCCGGGCCGATCATCTTCGTCGGCCATTCCTATGGCGGGGCTATCGGTCTTGCCGCCGCGCGCCACGACCGCCGCCTGCGCGCAATGGTGCTGCTGGACGCCGTCGTTCCCGGCGTCTGGACGCCGGCCGAGGTCGACCGGAATCTGAAAAGCATGCGGCCGCAATATGACGAGATCCGCAGGCAGGCGCCCGCGCTTGCCAAGGTCGCGATCCCCTTTGCCGAGGCGATGCCGAGAATCGCCGCGGCAGTGAACGCGCTGCCCGTGTCCGAACGCCTGCCGATCACCGACATCAAGGCGGAGAAGGGGCAAGCTGATCCCGACAGTGCCAGGGTCTGGTACGACGCGCATGTCGCCTTCACGACGGGGCATCCGGCGCGCCGCTTCATCTTTGCCAAAGGCAGCGGCCACAAGGTGATGGCCGACGAGTCCGGTCTGGTGGTCGGCGAGATTCGCAAGATGATCGACCGCGTTGCAACGCCGCCGATTGTCGGATCGGATTTGGGTGGCGACAGGATCGATTACGAACTCGGCCCTGGCTTCTGCATGGGCTTCTGCCTGTCGCTCAAGCTGGTGGTTTTTTCAGACGGCAGTGTTCGGGTGAGACAGGCATTGGGGCGTGGCCGGGACCAGCTCCCCCAGATCCTCAATCGCGACGTGCGCGTCACCGCCGATCGGATCGCGGCCTTCCGCGACCGGCTGGCCGCCTATCGACCGGAGGGCAAGCAAGCGCTTGTGGAGCCGCCGCAATGCCGGGAATATGTGACCGACCAGGGCGACATCCGCATCAGCTGGGTCGATACCAACGGCGTCGCGCAGCTCGCGTATAATTTCGGTTGCGATCCCGAGCTCCGCAAGGCGATGGCGCAGGCGCTCTACACCGCGCCGGCACTGCTTGGGATCGGCGACCTCAGTCGCGCAGCAGCTCGTTGA